The following proteins come from a genomic window of Metarhizium brunneum chromosome 2, complete sequence:
- the cip2 gene encoding RNA-binding post-transcriptional regulator cip2 has translation MSQQPHDMGYLDYTGHASRSPTSRQNYGAGFASGLTLPRQPQRPFDVPLGSSALYPSDRIGSGYNPRAMDSMSGHGGMPGGYMLDNGQSWNYNSVGVATVNGAMNGPNRQRSVNRRAALPQTWTDQGAMGMPNNGLPSFPGSLNGGQMSNGGLRVDHGQAHTSPDLRSTASDGDQLIPTAIVIKNIPFAVRKETLASIMLDLNLPQPYAFNYHFDNGVFRGLAFANFQSAEDTRVVIEAMNGMDVHGRKLRVEYKKMLPEAERERIEREKRERRGQLEEQHRAPILHQQSSIQSLSSMSQTQQRTPSSHLGDVDLNDPQSLEFYTELVMFKRDDSREILVFPAGISPEHRRSIHILAHHMGLEHQSIGEADSRQITVLKRQQPSPTANIQNVPANSLDVHKRGLSRAATFDFAADRESRAAANNYSHVMGRQGPTLELPGSPDGSGVPNNLRAAKSFADLRSFTPSPSQASSSYLAPGSGLNNMVPGSTARFGDYQPAHPGNPGTPGPKGDSLIAGLSGLNLSPYDSNPLQSQGRNAPGAIGSQRPGVTSHKGAPERQPRGPEWESTGGFGGRGRSNGHMQRGSDSSDSGARVAANPTGASRYH, from the exons ATGAGCCAACAACCCCACGACATGGGTTACCTCGATTACACAGGCCATGCCAGCCGATCGCCGACGTCACGACAAAACTATGGAGCTGGCTTCGCTTCCGGTCTGACTTTGCCTCGTCAACCACAGCGGCCGTTTGATGTCCCACTCGGCTCTTCGGCTCTATATCCATCGGATAGAATAGGCAGCGGATACAATCCCAGGGCGATGGACAGCATGTCTGGCCATGGTGGAATGCCTGGTGGCTACATGCTGGATAATGGCCAATCATGGAATTACAACTCTGTCGGCGTCGCTACCGTCAACGGGGCTATGAATGGACCAAATCGCCAGCGAAGCGTCAACCGACGAGCTGCATTGCCTCAA ACCTGGACAGATCAAGGCGCCATGGGGATGCCCAACAATGGGCTACCATCATTCCCGGGTAGTCTGAATGGAGGGCAAATGTCTAATGGTGGACTTCGTGTTGATCATGGACAGGCTCACACGTCACCAGACCTGCGCTCGACCGCATCGGATGGCGATCAGCTTATCCCCACTGCCATTGTgatcaagaatatcccttTTGCTGTTCGAAAGGAAACCCTTGCCTCCATTATGCTAGATTTGAATTTGCCTCAGCCATACGCATTCAATTATCACTTTGACAATGGCGTGTTTCGGGGGCTCGCTTTTGCCAACTTCCAGTCTGCTGAGGACACCAGGGTCGTTATCGAAGCCATGAACGGCATGGATGTCCACGGACGAAAGCTTCGAGTCGAATATAAGAAAATGCTGCCAGAAGCCGAACGGGAGCGCATTGAACGAGAAAAACGAGAGAGGCGTGGACAACTCGAGGAGCAGCATCGTGCTCCAATTCTTCATCAGCAGAGCTCCATTCAATCACTGAGTAGCATGTCGCAGACGCAACAGCGAACACCGTCATCTCACCTGG GAGATGTCGATTTGAACGATCCCCAGAGCCTCGAATTTTACACTGAACTGGTCATGTTCAAACGAGATGATAGTCGTGAGATTTTGGTGTTCCCTGCCGGCATTAGCCCGGAACACCGGCGATCCATCCATATCCTAGCTCACCACATGGGCTTGGAGCATCAATCCATCGGTGAAGCTGACTCACGGCAAATTACGGTGTTGAAGCGACAACAGCCATCCCCCACAGCCAACATCCAAAACGTTCCAGCCAACAGCCTCGACGTGCACAAGCGTGGCTTGAGCCGGGCGGCAACGTTCGACTTTGCCGCAGATCGGGAATCTCGAGCCGCAGCCAATAATTATTCGCATGTGATGGGCCGGCAAGGTCCCACGCTGGAGCTTCCAGGGAGCCCCGACGGTAGCGGTGTTCCTAATAATCTACGGGCAGCGAAGAGCTTTGCCGATCTTAGGTCATTCACGCCCAGCCCTTCGCAAGCCTCCTCCAGTTATCTCGCCCCAGGTAGCGGTCTGAACAACATGGTTCCAGGCTCCACTGCTCGATTCGGCGACTACCAGCCTGCCCACCCTGGAAATCCAGGAACACCGGGCCCCAAGGGTGATAGTCTTATCGCGGGTCTCAGCGGATTGAACCTCAGCCCTTACGACTCGAACCCGCTGCAATCGCAGGGCAGGAACGCTCCAGGGGCTATTGGCAGCCAGCGTCCTGGTGTCACCAGTCACAAGGGCGCTCCTGAGAGGCAGCCTCGTGGTCCCGAATGGGAGTCGACgggtggctttggcggcCGTGGTCGATCTAACGGACATATGCAGCGAGGCAGCG ATTCATCAGACAGTGGTGCCCGTGTGGCCGCTAATCCCACTGGTGCCTCTAGGTATCACTAA
- the FLOT1 gene encoding Flotillin-like protein 1: MLRYKVSGPDEYLAITGWRVRTVKITKSSLVWPFQRYSRFSVQPHDYAMDLQAMTKEKLQFSLPVVFTVGPDVNARGANSSSEAEAANEGTAGREDNGDALMKYAMLLAGSDDKKTDARAHVASIVKGIIEGETRVLVSSMTMEEIFTEREMFKKRIFRNIQGELDQFGLKIYNSNVKELKDAPGSVYFASLSRKAHEGATNQARIDVAEAQLRGNVGEAKRKGEQEREIAKIQADTAVQKTERDIERAAAEARLMTQQTHLTRDVDVTRVEAQRALESKDEDLKKQVEIKRAAAEMERLRAKDVVQATIARESKQQAADAAAYEVTANARANQEANQRLADADAYKTRVGAEAENYAAQQSADAGAFRQLKEAEGISAMADAYAKLAGAFGGPAGLLQYMMIEKGTYVELAKANADAIRGLQPKISVWNTGASGAGEAGSSDPTAAMRNVYQMLPPLMTTINEQTGITLPEWQFGKLNAGMQAMNQSNVNGHKAAN, encoded by the exons ATGCTACGTTACAAGGTATCCGGTCCCGACGAGTACCTCGCCATTACGGGATGGCGCGTCCGCACCGTCAAGATCACCAAGTCATCCTTGGTGTGGCCATTCCAGCGTTACTCGCGGTTCAGCGTCCAGCCGCACGACTACGCCATGGACCTGCAGGCCATGACAAAGGAGAAGCTCCAGTTTTCGCTTCCCGTGGTCTTTACTGTCGGTCCAGACGTTAATGCCCGCGGCGCCAACTCCTCCTCGGAAGCGGAAGCGGCAAACGAGGGGACTGCCGGTCGTGAGGATAACGGCGACGCTCTCATGAAGTATGCCATGCTGCTGGCGGGCTCTGACGACAAAAAGACCGACGCCAGGGCCCACGTGGCCAGCATCGTCAAGGGAATCATTGAGGGCGAAACCCGCGTCCTGGTGTCGAGCATGACCATGGAGGAGATCTTCACTGAGCGGGAGATGTTCAAGAAGCGAATTTTTCGCAACATCCAGGGCGAACTCGACCAGTTTGGT TTGAAAATCTACAATAGCAA TGTCAAGGAGCTAAAGGATGCTCCCGGATCCGTCTACTTCGCGTCCCTCTCCCGCAAAGCGCACGAGGGCGCCACCAACCAGGCCAGAATCGACGTCGCAGAAGCGCAGCTCCGAGGCAACGTCGGCGAGGCCAAGCGCAAGGGCGAGCAGGAGAGAGAAATCGCCAAGATCCAGGCCGACACGGCCGTGCAGAAGACGGAGCGGGACATTGAGCgcgcggcggccgaggccCGGCTCATGACGCAGCAGACACACCTCACGCGAGACGTCGACGTGACGCGCGTCGAGGCGCAGCGCGCGCTCGAGTCCAAGGACGAAGACCTGAAGAAGCAAGTCGAGATCAAGCGCGCGGCGGCCGAGATGGAACGCCTGCGCGCCAAAGACGTGGTCCAGGCCACCATTGCCCGCGAGAGCAAGCAgcaggccgccgacgccgccgcgtACGAGGTCACGGCCAACGCGCGCGCCAACCAGGAGGCGAACCAGCGCctggccgacgccgacgcctACAAGACGCGGGTCGGGGCCGAGGCGGAAAACTACGCCGCCCAGCAGAgcgccgacgccggcgcctTCCGCCAActcaaggaggccgagggaatctccgccatggccgacgcCTACGCCAAGCTGGCGGGCGCGTTTGGCGGGCCCGCCGGCCTCCTGCAGTACATGATGATCGAAAAGGGCACCTAcgtcgagctggccaaggccaacgccgacgccatccgcGGCCTGCAGCCCAAGATCAGCGTCTGGAACACGGGGGccagcggcgccggcgaggcgGGCAGCAGCGATCCCACGGCCGCCATGCGCAACGTCTACCagatgctgccgccgctgatgACCACCATCAACGAGCAGACGGGCATCACCCTGCCCGAGTGGCAGTTTGGAAAGCTCAACGCCGGCATGCAGGCCATGAACCAGAGCAATGTCAATGGCCATAAGGCCGCCAACtag